In a single window of the Candidatus Caccoplasma merdavium genome:
- the ftsZ gene encoding cell division protein FtsZ has translation MDEYNDKPQFEVAERSELPAIIKVIGVGGGGGNAVENMFRTGIKDVSFVLCNTDKQAMRGTKIPRTLLLGPGRGAGGDPKVAQELAEQSVEQIKELLSDDTDMVFITAGMGGGTGTGASPVIAGVARSLGILTVGIVSIPFAWEAEFKIRQALAGVENLRKNVDALLVINNENLRKVYPDLTWLNGFKKADETLTIAAKSIAELITVKGYINLDFADVRRTLEDGGVAVMSSGFGEGEHRITKAIEDALHSPLLAADNLYRAKRILINLYLSSSSDDQVVMEEFKELNEFMARFDGVKTISGITIDDSLEAKVKVTILASDFGDGVMDIEGAYPGEKEYVILSLSQMDDNAVLEKLDRTPTYDRPGNFAKQLLQVSREETPAREDNYNGNGVILFDKIE, from the coding sequence ATGGACGAATATAATGATAAACCGCAGTTCGAAGTGGCTGAACGTTCGGAATTGCCGGCCATCATCAAGGTGATAGGGGTCGGCGGTGGCGGTGGAAACGCCGTCGAGAACATGTTCAGAACAGGCATCAAAGATGTCTCTTTTGTCCTTTGCAATACCGATAAGCAGGCCATGCGCGGCACCAAGATACCCCGCACCCTCCTTCTCGGTCCCGGCCGTGGTGCCGGAGGCGACCCCAAGGTAGCCCAGGAATTGGCCGAGCAGAGCGTGGAGCAAATCAAGGAGTTGCTCAGCGACGATACCGACATGGTGTTTATCACCGCCGGTATGGGCGGCGGTACCGGGACGGGGGCTTCGCCCGTCATTGCCGGCGTGGCCCGTAGTTTGGGCATTCTCACCGTAGGCATTGTCTCTATCCCCTTTGCCTGGGAAGCGGAGTTTAAGATAAGGCAGGCGCTTGCCGGGGTCGAGAACCTGCGTAAAAATGTCGATGCCCTGCTGGTCATCAACAACGAAAACCTGCGCAAGGTATATCCCGACCTTACCTGGCTCAACGGTTTCAAGAAAGCCGACGAGACCCTTACCATAGCCGCCAAGAGTATTGCCGAGCTGATTACCGTAAAAGGGTATATCAATCTCGACTTTGCCGACGTGCGCCGTACCCTCGAAGACGGAGGCGTGGCGGTGATGAGCAGCGGGTTCGGCGAGGGCGAACACCGTATCACCAAGGCCATCGAAGATGCCCTGCACTCGCCCCTGTTGGCGGCCGACAACCTCTATCGGGCCAAACGCATACTCATCAACCTCTACCTCAGTTCATCGTCCGACGACCAGGTCGTCATGGAGGAGTTCAAGGAACTCAACGAGTTTATGGCCCGCTTCGACGGCGTGAAGACCATCTCGGGCATCACCATCGACGATTCGCTCGAAGCCAAGGTGAAGGTAACGATATTGGCTTCGGATTTTGGCGACGGCGTGATGGACATCGAGGGCGCCTATCCCGGAGAAAAAGAGTATGTCATTCTCTCCCTGTCCCAAATGGACGACAATGCCGTGCTCGAAAAACTCGACCGCACCCCCACCTATGACCGACCGGGCAATTTTGCCAAGCAGTTGCTGCAAGTGTCGCGGGAAGAGACCCCTGCCCGCGAGGACAATTACAATGGCAATGGGGTGATACTCTTTGACAAAATCGAATAA
- a CDS encoding SDR family NAD(P)-dependent oxidoreductase has protein sequence MKRILIMGATSGIGLELAKLCIAKGWRVGIAGRRAEPLEKLRQSAPSQVVAGCIDVTRESSAADMLQLVENMGGMDIYCHVSGIGAQNPTLDPAVELRTMETNVMGFTRMVTAAYNYFAQRGGGQIAVVSSIAGTKGLGSATAYSASKRLQNTYLDALSQLARMRKLKITFTDIRPGFVATDLLNKEHHYPMLMPLLPVARKVFRAIERRRRRVIIDWRFAILVFFWRLIPAGLWERMPVSVIKNE, from the coding sequence GTGAAACGCATTCTCATCATGGGGGCAACTTCGGGTATAGGCTTGGAGCTTGCCAAGTTGTGTATTGCCAAAGGGTGGCGGGTAGGTATTGCCGGCCGGCGAGCCGAGCCGCTCGAAAAACTTCGCCAGTCGGCGCCCTCGCAGGTGGTGGCAGGTTGTATCGATGTCACTCGGGAGTCGTCGGCTGCGGATATGTTGCAGTTGGTCGAGAATATGGGCGGCATGGATATTTATTGCCATGTCTCGGGTATCGGCGCGCAGAATCCCACACTCGACCCGGCCGTGGAGTTACGCACGATGGAAACCAATGTCATGGGCTTTACCCGCATGGTGACGGCCGCATACAACTATTTCGCCCAGCGGGGCGGTGGGCAGATTGCCGTTGTCTCTTCCATTGCAGGCACGAAAGGGCTTGGCTCGGCCACGGCCTATTCGGCCTCGAAGCGGTTGCAGAACACCTATCTCGATGCCTTGTCCCAGTTGGCGCGTATGCGGAAGTTGAAAATTACCTTTACCGACATACGTCCCGGTTTCGTGGCTACCGACCTGCTCAACAAGGAGCATCACTACCCGATGCTCATGCCCTTGCTGCCTGTGGCCCGTAAGGTGTTCCGTGCCATCGAGCGCCGTCGCCGTCGCGTGATTATCGACTGGCGTTTTGCGATTTTGGTCTTCTTCTGGCGCCTTATTCCTGCCGGCTTGTGGGAGCGCATGCCCGTGAGCGTCATAAAGAACGAATAG
- a CDS encoding UDP-N-acetylmuramate--L-alanine ligase: MKALTAYTSVYFVGAGGIGMSALVRYCLAKGYVVAGYDKTPSTLTSALEKEGARLFYDESVELIPAPFRDAATTLVVYTPAVPDSHAGLTYFRENGFTVVKRAELLGLITRASRGLCVAGTHGKTTTSSMAAHMLAQSSVGCSAFLGGILKNYDSNLILSDKSDLVVVEADEYDRSFHHLQPYMAVITATDADHLDIYGTYEAYLESFRHFTSLIRPDGVLILKKGLPLQPALAEGVRLYTYSLDDGGDFYARNIRMGNGQILFDWVYPGGVVADIDLGVPVRVNIENGVAAMALAWLNGVTPDEMRRAMKSFAGARRRFDFWIREGKTILVDDYAHHPDEIKASLSSLRALYADKKISVIFQPHLYTRTRDFCDQFAAALSLADELILLDIYPAREQPIPGVTSRIIFDKVNCKKKALCSKEKLLETIKERNFEVLITLGAGDIDRLLPAIKEEILAR; the protein is encoded by the coding sequence ATGAAAGCCTTGACAGCCTACACATCGGTCTATTTTGTCGGTGCCGGAGGCATCGGCATGAGCGCACTCGTGCGCTATTGTCTGGCAAAGGGCTATGTCGTGGCCGGATATGACAAAACACCCTCGACGCTCACCTCGGCACTCGAAAAGGAGGGCGCGCGACTCTTTTATGACGAATCGGTCGAGTTGATTCCCGCCCCGTTCAGAGACGCGGCGACGACGCTGGTCGTATATACCCCGGCCGTCCCCGATAGTCATGCCGGTCTTACCTATTTCCGTGAAAACGGTTTTACGGTGGTGAAGCGAGCCGAACTCTTGGGCCTGATTACCCGGGCGAGTCGCGGGCTTTGTGTCGCCGGTACGCATGGTAAGACCACCACGTCGAGCATGGCGGCCCACATGTTGGCCCAGTCGTCGGTGGGGTGCAGCGCATTCCTCGGTGGTATTCTGAAAAACTACGACAGCAATCTGATTCTCTCCGACAAGAGCGATTTGGTCGTCGTGGAGGCCGACGAGTATGACCGCTCGTTCCATCACCTGCAACCCTATATGGCGGTCATTACGGCCACCGATGCCGACCACCTCGACATCTACGGCACCTATGAGGCATATCTCGAAAGTTTCCGCCATTTCACCTCCCTCATACGCCCCGACGGGGTCTTGATTTTGAAAAAAGGCTTGCCTTTGCAGCCTGCACTTGCCGAGGGCGTGCGCCTGTATACCTATTCGCTCGATGACGGCGGCGACTTCTACGCCCGGAATATCCGCATGGGCAACGGGCAGATACTCTTCGACTGGGTCTATCCCGGCGGGGTGGTTGCCGACATCGACCTGGGGGTGCCCGTGCGGGTCAATATCGAGAACGGCGTGGCAGCCATGGCCTTGGCCTGGCTCAATGGCGTCACACCCGACGAGATGCGCCGGGCCATGAAGAGTTTTGCCGGAGCCCGGCGACGTTTCGACTTTTGGATACGCGAGGGCAAGACGATCTTGGTCGACGACTATGCCCATCACCCCGATGAGATAAAAGCCAGCCTTTCCTCGCTGCGGGCCCTGTATGCCGACAAAAAGATTTCGGTCATTTTCCAGCCCCATCTCTATACAAGAACCCGCGATTTTTGCGATCAATTCGCGGCGGCGCTCTCCTTGGCCGATGAGTTGATACTGCTCGACATCTATCCGGCCCGCGAACAACCGATACCGGGTGTCACTTCCCGCATCATCTTCGACAAGGTAAATTGCAAAAAGAAAGCGCTTTGTTCCAAAGAAAAGTTGCTCGAAACGATAAAAGAACGTAACTTTGAAGTCCTTATTACACTCGGAGCCGGCGACATCGACCGTTTGCTGCCGGCCATAAAAGAAGAGATACTCGCTCGATGA
- a CDS encoding FtsW/RodA/SpoVE family cell cycle protein → MNDNNTIFKGDRFLWGVYFLLCLISIVEVYSSSSFLTRRGGDFLGPAMRQISFVLAGTALVVIMHNLHYKWCKLLMLLLMPISLVLMLWVDIFGSNVNDASRWLNIFGVSIQPSELAKLTTIITLAFILAKFRSKETGKVTPDAFKWSLIVIGVFWFLIFVDNFSTSVLLALVGFCMMMVAGVETKKLVVLVAIVLAALAVIIPVSVKVFEYESEHKEPFPVLGDSRLSTIGARTIRFAENWGKPAYEEKIDQFNYQPQHAYMAVANGGFFGVFPGNSRERDFLPQAFSDFIYAIIIEEMGMVGGIVVMLLYMSMLLRAGVIARRCEKAYPAFLITGLAMMIAFQALINMGVSVGLLPVTGQPLPLVSRGGTSFLITSAYFGIMLSVSRYARQAGKNEEVVEPQVEETGDISAPNPAQMSDK, encoded by the coding sequence ATGAACGATAACAATACCATATTCAAGGGCGACCGTTTCCTGTGGGGAGTCTACTTCCTGTTGTGCCTCATCTCCATTGTCGAGGTGTATAGCTCATCGAGTTTCCTCACCCGTCGGGGGGGTGATTTCCTGGGCCCGGCCATGCGGCAGATTTCGTTTGTGCTGGCCGGTACGGCATTGGTGGTCATCATGCACAATTTGCATTATAAGTGGTGCAAGTTGCTGATGCTGCTGTTGATGCCCATCTCGCTCGTGCTCATGCTTTGGGTCGATATTTTCGGTTCGAATGTGAACGATGCCAGCCGTTGGCTCAATATTTTTGGCGTGTCGATACAGCCGTCGGAACTGGCCAAGCTGACTACCATTATCACACTGGCCTTTATCCTGGCTAAGTTCCGTTCCAAGGAGACCGGAAAGGTCACGCCCGATGCCTTCAAGTGGAGCCTTATCGTGATAGGCGTCTTTTGGTTCCTCATCTTCGTCGACAACTTTTCCACCTCGGTCCTGCTGGCTCTCGTGGGCTTTTGCATGATGATGGTGGCCGGCGTCGAAACCAAGAAGCTGGTTGTATTGGTAGCCATTGTGCTTGCTGCTTTGGCGGTGATAATCCCCGTTTCGGTAAAGGTGTTCGAGTATGAAAGCGAACATAAGGAGCCGTTCCCGGTCTTGGGCGATTCGCGACTCTCCACCATCGGGGCGCGTACGATACGTTTTGCCGAGAATTGGGGAAAGCCCGCCTATGAAGAGAAAATCGACCAGTTCAATTATCAGCCGCAACATGCCTATATGGCCGTGGCCAACGGCGGTTTCTTCGGTGTTTTCCCGGGAAACAGCCGCGAACGCGACTTTCTGCCTCAGGCTTTCTCCGACTTTATCTATGCCATTATCATCGAGGAGATGGGCATGGTTGGCGGTATCGTCGTCATGTTGCTCTATATGTCGATGCTCTTGCGAGCGGGGGTGATAGCCCGACGGTGCGAGAAAGCCTATCCGGCCTTCCTCATTACGGGGCTGGCCATGATGATAGCCTTCCAGGCGCTCATAAACATGGGTGTCTCGGTGGGGTTGCTTCCGGTGACGGGACAGCCGCTCCCGTTGGTGAGCCGCGGCGGTACCTCATTCCTCATCACGAGTGCCTACTTCGGCATTATGCTCAGTGTGAGCCGCTATGCCCGTCAGGCGGGAAAGAACGAAGAAGTTGTTGAGCCTCAGGTCGAGGAGACGGGCGATATTTCGGCTCCCAACCCGGCTCAGATGTCAGATAAATAA
- the murG gene encoding undecaprenyldiphospho-muramoylpentapeptide beta-N-acetylglucosaminyltransferase, whose translation MSGKIRMLVSGGGTGGHIFPAVSIANAVKEKCPDAEILFVGAEDRMEMEKVPAAGYKIVGLPISGFSRSHLWKNFRVLFRLFKSLRKARSIVKTFHPDIAVGVGGYASGPTLWAAARQGVPTLIQEQNSYAGVTNKLLASKAVKICVAYENMERFFPKERIVLTGNPVRQSLQEATCTREEAIGFFGLDPEKKTILVVGGSLGARTLNLSVIAALDRIPGDEVQLIWQSGAYYEATVKAALAGKNYPHVVQMPFIARMDMAYKAADLVISRAGAGSISELCLLGKAAILVPSPNVAEDHQTKNAMALSEKGAALLIPDREAENRLIDTAIENVQNEALLAKMQERILQLAQRDSAARIADIILGIVAERKSK comes from the coding sequence ATGTCAGGAAAAATAAGAATGCTGGTAAGCGGCGGCGGCACGGGCGGTCACATCTTTCCGGCCGTCTCGATAGCCAATGCCGTAAAGGAAAAATGCCCCGATGCCGAAATCCTCTTTGTCGGTGCCGAGGACCGTATGGAGATGGAGAAGGTGCCGGCTGCCGGCTATAAGATAGTGGGGCTCCCCATCAGCGGCTTCTCGCGGAGCCATCTGTGGAAAAACTTCCGGGTCCTCTTCCGGCTGTTCAAGAGCCTTCGCAAGGCCCGTTCCATTGTCAAGACATTCCACCCCGACATCGCCGTGGGCGTGGGTGGATATGCCAGCGGCCCTACGCTGTGGGCTGCCGCCCGCCAAGGTGTGCCGACCCTCATACAGGAACAGAACTCTTATGCCGGCGTGACCAACAAACTCCTGGCCTCGAAAGCCGTGAAGATATGCGTCGCTTATGAAAACATGGAACGCTTTTTCCCGAAAGAACGGATTGTCCTCACCGGGAACCCCGTGCGACAGTCGTTGCAGGAGGCGACCTGCACGCGTGAAGAGGCGATAGGCTTTTTCGGCCTCGACCCGGAGAAGAAGACCATTCTTGTCGTGGGGGGGAGCCTGGGCGCCCGCACCCTCAACCTCAGTGTCATCGCAGCTCTCGACCGCATTCCCGGCGATGAGGTGCAACTGATATGGCAGAGCGGCGCTTATTATGAAGCGACGGTAAAAGCGGCGTTGGCCGGGAAAAACTATCCGCATGTCGTGCAGATGCCCTTTATCGCCCGCATGGATATGGCCTATAAAGCCGCCGACCTGGTCATATCGCGCGCCGGAGCCGGGTCTATTTCCGAACTTTGCCTCTTGGGTAAAGCGGCCATTCTGGTGCCTTCGCCCAATGTGGCCGAGGATCATCAGACCAAGAATGCCATGGCGCTCTCGGAGAAAGGTGCCGCCTTGCTCATTCCCGACCGTGAAGCCGAGAACCGCCTCATCGATACCGCCATCGAAAATGTGCAGAATGAGGCACTGCTCGCCAAGATGCAGGAGCGCATTCTCCAACTGGCGCAACGCGACTCGGCCGCGCGCATTGCCGACATTATCCTCGGAATCGTAGCAGAAAGGAAATCGAAATGA
- the ftsA gene encoding cell division protein FtsA produces MEDTKKYIVAVDLGSSHISAAAGHRDESGRFVVDAVETAESKDAIKRGRIINVSDVAFKLSLLFHRLETRLSPSKISKAYVGVSGQSIRSLDYPVVRTISMETPIDAALLGELEMEARNRVLENGLVVFDVIPGDFKVDGRSTEKPCGEYGSEIRASYRLIVGNEIHKRNIEKAFEQAQMPIAGYICTIHASASAVLSDEERRQGCALVDFGAETTTLALYKEGSLVAMLTIPFGGNNITRDITSLHVKESEAETIKKAYQPQSDASQPVDWDMKDYYFDFSAEEIEEVITSRMGEIVANVKAQIANLSKKCPLSAGITLIGGASLMKGQKQLLAKETSLGVYNGTLFNISLPQGINGIASVQVIGLLQMGREVCAEPPVVEKKAEPAAPVVESKPLFPEEEPVKEPQNRPDESTETKAPLWKKFWDKVSEEMDKEN; encoded by the coding sequence ATGGAAGATACGAAGAAATATATCGTGGCGGTCGATTTGGGCTCCTCGCACATTTCGGCGGCGGCCGGCCACCGAGATGAGTCGGGCCGTTTCGTGGTCGATGCCGTGGAAACGGCCGAGAGCAAAGATGCCATCAAGCGGGGACGCATCATCAACGTCTCTGACGTTGCTTTCAAGCTTTCCCTGCTGTTCCATCGTCTCGAAACCCGTCTCTCCCCGAGCAAAATATCCAAAGCCTATGTCGGAGTGAGCGGGCAGTCGATACGTTCGCTCGATTATCCTGTGGTGCGGACGATTTCGATGGAGACTCCCATCGACGCCGCCTTGTTGGGCGAGCTCGAAATGGAGGCCCGGAACCGTGTCCTCGAAAACGGACTGGTTGTCTTCGATGTCATACCCGGCGATTTCAAGGTCGATGGCCGTTCGACCGAAAAACCCTGCGGTGAATACGGCTCGGAGATACGCGCCTCTTACCGTTTGATAGTGGGGAACGAAATTCACAAGCGCAATATCGAAAAGGCTTTTGAACAAGCCCAGATGCCGATAGCCGGTTACATCTGCACGATTCATGCGTCGGCTTCGGCCGTGCTCTCCGACGAAGAACGCCGCCAAGGTTGCGCCCTCGTCGATTTTGGCGCCGAGACGACCACGCTGGCCCTTTATAAGGAGGGCTCTTTGGTCGCGATGTTGACGATACCTTTCGGCGGGAACAATATTACCCGCGACATCACCTCCCTGCATGTGAAGGAGTCCGAAGCCGAGACCATCAAGAAAGCATACCAGCCGCAAAGCGACGCTTCGCAACCGGTCGATTGGGATATGAAAGATTACTATTTCGACTTCTCGGCCGAGGAAATCGAGGAGGTGATTACTTCCCGCATGGGTGAGATTGTCGCCAACGTCAAGGCTCAAATCGCCAATCTGTCGAAAAAATGTCCTTTGTCGGCCGGCATAACGCTCATCGGAGGCGCTTCCCTGATGAAAGGCCAAAAACAACTCCTGGCCAAGGAAACGTCGCTTGGCGTCTATAATGGCACGTTGTTCAATATATCTTTGCCGCAAGGCATCAACGGCATCGCTTCGGTGCAGGTCATCGGTTTGTTGCAGATGGGCCGCGAAGTGTGCGCCGAGCCGCCCGTGGTCGAGAAGAAGGCCGAGCCTGCGGCCCCTGTCGTCGAGTCCAAACCGCTTTTCCCCGAAGAGGAACCGGTGAAGGAGCCGCAAAATCGTCCCGATGAATCTACTGAGACAAAAGCACCCTTGTGGAAGAAATTTTGGGACAAGGTCAGCGAAGAAATGGACAAGGAAAATTAA
- the serS gene encoding serine--tRNA ligase — MLTLAAIKENPEEIIRKLAKKHFDAREAIAKVLELDKVRRSSQMELDKSLSELKTLSAQVGKLMKEGNAAEAEAVKAKVAEMKESNKKLEETMTSAEANITDILLSVPNTPCDMVPEGRTAEDNIVERSGGVMPNLPADALPHWELARKYDLIDFELGVKITGAGFPVYKGKGARLQRALISFFLDSAREAGYLEVQPPYVVNAASGYGTGQLPDKEGQMYHCNEDDLYLIPTAEVPVTNLYRDVILDESQLPIRNTAYSACFRREAGSYGKDVRGLNRLHQFDKVEIVQIQHPDHSYESLKEMIDYVQTLVERLELPWHILRLCGGDMSFTSAITFDFEVFSAAQKRWLEVSSVSNFESYQANRLKCRFRGADKKIRLAHTLNGSALALPRIVAALLENNQTPEGIRIPKVLVSYTGFDIID, encoded by the coding sequence ATGCTTACACTTGCCGCAATCAAAGAGAATCCCGAAGAAATCATTCGGAAGCTGGCAAAAAAACATTTCGACGCCCGTGAGGCCATTGCCAAAGTTTTGGAACTGGATAAAGTGCGTCGCTCCTCACAAATGGAGTTGGACAAGAGCCTCTCCGAATTGAAAACCCTTTCGGCGCAAGTCGGTAAACTCATGAAAGAGGGAAACGCCGCCGAAGCCGAAGCCGTGAAAGCCAAAGTGGCCGAAATGAAGGAGTCGAACAAGAAACTCGAAGAGACCATGACATCGGCCGAAGCGAATATTACCGACATACTCCTCTCTGTCCCCAATACGCCCTGTGATATGGTGCCCGAGGGACGCACGGCCGAAGACAACATCGTGGAGCGTTCGGGCGGAGTCATGCCCAATCTGCCTGCCGATGCTCTGCCCCACTGGGAATTGGCCCGCAAATACGACCTCATCGACTTTGAACTGGGCGTGAAAATCACCGGAGCCGGATTCCCCGTTTATAAAGGTAAAGGTGCCCGCCTGCAACGAGCCCTCATCAGCTTCTTCCTCGACAGCGCCCGCGAAGCCGGTTATCTCGAAGTGCAACCCCCCTATGTGGTCAATGCCGCTTCGGGTTATGGCACCGGACAACTCCCCGACAAGGAGGGCCAGATGTACCATTGCAACGAAGACGACCTCTATCTCATACCTACCGCCGAAGTCCCCGTCACCAACCTCTATCGCGACGTGATACTCGACGAGTCGCAACTTCCTATTCGCAACACCGCTTATTCGGCATGCTTCCGTCGGGAGGCCGGCTCTTATGGCAAAGATGTGCGGGGGCTCAACCGCCTGCACCAGTTCGACAAGGTCGAAATCGTGCAAATACAGCACCCCGACCACTCCTATGAGTCCCTCAAAGAGATGATCGATTATGTGCAGACGCTGGTGGAACGGCTCGAATTGCCGTGGCATATCCTCCGTCTTTGCGGCGGTGACATGAGTTTCACATCGGCCATCACCTTCGACTTCGAGGTATTCTCGGCCGCCCAGAAACGTTGGCTCGAAGTGAGCTCCGTCTCCAACTTCGAGAGCTATCAGGCCAATCGCCTCAAATGCCGTTTCCGTGGTGCCGACAAAAAAATACGTTTGGCACATACCCTCAACGGCAGCGCGCTGGCTCTGCCGCGTATCGTGGCCGCTTTGCTCGAAAACAACCAGACTCCCGAGGGCATTCGCATACCCAAAGTGCTGGTTTCCTATACAGGATTCGACATCATCGACTGA
- a CDS encoding cell division protein FtsQ yields MKRFFTYILAALFSLYLLVSLAWGNAAARHRLYKGFSVTVVDSARAQYVTAAEVAAHLSKYIKADENTLLQDINTEDLEEQLYQNRLIEEVRCYKTPSGLLRVDISQRVPILRVLGDSAAYFLDEHGKLMPANLSEAVAVPVATGHISSAYARETLYPFARFLQKNDFWRAQVEQIYVDAHQNVELTPRVGDHRILMGKLTAYEEKLDNLRCLYEQAFSKCGWNKYSIINLKYKNQVVCTRRK; encoded by the coding sequence ATGAAACGCTTTTTTACCTACATATTGGCCGCCTTGTTTTCCCTCTACCTGCTGGTATCGCTGGCATGGGGGAATGCTGCCGCCCGTCATCGCCTTTACAAGGGGTTCAGCGTGACGGTGGTCGACAGTGCGCGGGCTCAATATGTGACGGCGGCCGAGGTGGCGGCTCATCTCTCCAAGTACATCAAGGCCGATGAGAATACCTTGCTCCAAGACATCAATACCGAAGACCTCGAAGAGCAGCTTTACCAGAACCGGCTCATCGAGGAGGTGCGTTGTTACAAGACGCCTTCGGGACTGTTGCGGGTCGATATTTCGCAGCGGGTTCCCATCTTGCGCGTGTTGGGCGACAGCGCCGCCTATTTTCTCGATGAGCACGGCAAGTTGATGCCTGCCAATCTTTCCGAGGCGGTTGCCGTCCCGGTTGCCACCGGACACATCTCGTCGGCCTATGCCCGGGAGACACTTTATCCCTTTGCCCGTTTCCTGCAAAAAAATGATTTCTGGCGGGCGCAGGTCGAGCAGATATATGTCGACGCTCACCAAAACGTGGAACTCACCCCCCGGGTGGGCGACCATCGCATATTGATGGGTAAGCTCACGGCTTACGAAGAGAAACTCGACAATCTCAGATGCCTCTACGAACAAGCCTTCTCGAAGTGCGGGTGGAACAAGTACAGCATCATCAACCTTAAATATAAGAATCAGGTGGTGTGCACACGACGCAAATAA
- a CDS encoding aldose 1-epimerase, translating to MIEKINFNGVPAVQFTAGGYEAIMVPSVGANVVKLKHLATGIEILRTPEADEMDNFKERPQIYGLPLLFPPNRIADGTYTFEGRKYQYPITIPAQNNYHHGIIKGEPFDVSRTVDGDGFAEVEAVYYSNAFNNAIFRDFPHEFCCRMIFRLDADGLHQTTVFENLSDKDMPVGMGFHTPIRVPFTADGKASDYRLRLSVGKRMEMNERTLPTEKLLDFTPAEAPLRTEGIAPCGEAMEWALVNETLTVDGHPYNGAIMTDTASGWSACYEVDENFKYWTFWNNGGNVPYACPEPQSWATNAPNLSDPEAYGFRYIAPGGEFRASTHLFVSNKM from the coding sequence ATGATTGAGAAAATCAATTTCAACGGCGTCCCGGCCGTGCAATTCACCGCCGGAGGATACGAAGCCATCATGGTGCCCTCGGTCGGTGCCAATGTCGTAAAACTCAAACACCTTGCCACCGGCATCGAAATACTGCGCACCCCCGAAGCCGATGAGATGGACAACTTCAAGGAACGCCCCCAAATCTACGGCTTGCCCCTGCTCTTCCCGCCCAACCGCATCGCCGACGGCACCTATACCTTCGAAGGCCGCAAATACCAATACCCCATCACCATTCCGGCCCAGAACAACTACCACCACGGCATCATCAAAGGAGAGCCGTTCGATGTGTCGCGCACCGTCGACGGCGACGGGTTTGCCGAGGTCGAAGCCGTCTATTACAGCAACGCCTTCAACAACGCCATCTTCCGTGACTTTCCCCACGAATTCTGCTGTCGCATGATATTCCGCCTCGACGCCGACGGTCTGCACCAGACCACCGTCTTCGAGAACCTCAGCGACAAAGACATGCCCGTGGGCATGGGATTCCACACCCCCATACGCGTACCCTTCACCGCCGACGGCAAAGCCAGTGACTACCGCCTGCGCCTCTCCGTGGGCAAACGCATGGAGATGAACGAGCGCACGCTCCCCACCGAAAAACTGCTCGACTTCACCCCCGCCGAAGCCCCCCTGCGCACCGAAGGTATCGCCCCCTGCGGCGAAGCCATGGAGTGGGCCTTGGTAAACGAGACGCTCACCGTTGACGGCCACCCCTACAACGGCGCCATCATGACCGACACCGCCAGCGGCTGGTCGGCCTGCTACGAAGTCGATGAGAACTTCAAATACTGGACATTCTGGAACAACGGAGGCAACGTGCCCTACGCCTGCCCCGAACCGCAAAGCTGGGCCACAAACGCTCCCAACCTCTCCGACCCCGAAGCCTACGGATTCCGTTACATCGCTCCCGGCGGCGAGTTCCGTGCGTCGACCCACCTCTTCGTCAGCAACAAGATGTAA
- a CDS encoding GatB/YqeY domain-containing protein: MSLFDQISNDIKTAMLARDKQRLEALRGIKKEFIEAKTAKGADGELHDDVALKILAKMAKQRRESAQIYAEQNRPDLAGPELAEAAVIESYLPQPMTDAELEAALKEIIAEVGATSAKEMGKVMGVASKKLAGKADGKAISEKVKALLA; this comes from the coding sequence ATGAGTTTATTTGACCAAATCAGTAATGATATCAAGACCGCCATGCTGGCTCGTGACAAACAACGCCTCGAAGCCCTGCGCGGCATCAAGAAAGAATTTATCGAAGCCAAGACCGCCAAAGGCGCCGATGGCGAGTTGCACGACGACGTGGCTCTGAAAATCCTCGCCAAGATGGCCAAGCAACGCCGTGAAAGTGCCCAAATCTATGCCGAGCAAAACCGTCCCGACCTGGCCGGGCCCGAGTTGGCCGAAGCCGCCGTTATCGAGTCATACCTGCCTCAGCCCATGACCGATGCCGAGCTCGAAGCCGCTCTCAAAGAAATCATCGCCGAGGTGGGTGCCACATCGGCCAAGGAGATGGGAAAGGTGATGGGTGTCGCCTCGAAGAAACTGGCCGGGAAAGCCGACGGAAAAGCCATCTCGGAGAAGGTAAAGGCTTTGTTGGCCTGA